TTGTGACATCTTTCACTGTGGCACCGGCTGCTGTAATAATCTTTAATTCGCTTGCTGTATCTTCCGGCCGGTGGACGCACGCAATCTGACGGCTGACGATGCGCTCTTTCCGGTCTTCCAAATACAGATAGCCCTGGCTCGTGGAAATGATCGGTTCCTTGCGCGCTTTCAGAAGTGTCATATCGCTTACGATCACTTGGCGGGAGACGTTCGCCAGTTTTGCCAGCTCAGTGCCGGTGAGCGGACCGCCTGCGGTCGCGAGCTGTTCCAGCAAATACGCACGCCGCTCTTCACCGTACATTTTTGTCATCGGATTCACCTGTCCTTTTCGTTTTTCAGTTTAACATGAAACGGCCGGCTTCGCAGGTATCCGTCATACTCCCGGGCCGCACGGAATTGTGATATAATCGAGCTATTGCATTTAAGGAGCGAGGCATATGTACGACTACATAAAAGGGGCAGTCACACGGGTGACGCCTGAATATGTGACGGTGGAGCAAGGGGGAATCGGCTGGCTGATTTATACGCCGAACCCGTACGTGTTTCATTCGTCTGAAGAAACACAGCAAGTATTCATTCACCAGCATATCCGGGAAGATGCGCATTTCCTGTTCGGCTTCAAAAGCATCGAGCAGCGCGAGTTGTTCCGGAAGCTGATTTCCGTCTCCGGCATCGGACCAAAAGGCGCACTGGCCATTCTGGCATCCGGCCAGCCGTCGCATGTGATTGATGCCATTGAACGGGAAGACGAGGCGTTCCTCACGAAATTCCCGGGCGTCGGCAAGAAAACCGCCCGTCAGATGATTCTTGATCTGAAAGGGAAGTTGAAGGATTTATATGAAGGATTCGGTGATGCGCCGGAGCGGATCCTGCCGGAACAGCAGGAGCGGGCGGAGCTGGAAGAAGCGATGCTGGCACTCGGTGCACTCGGATATTCCGAACGTGAAATCAATAAAGTGAAACCGCAGCTTGCGGAAATGGATCTCGATACAGAAGGCTATATGAAACAGGGCTTGCAGCTATTATTAAAAAAGAAATAAGAGGAGGCGGCGGCTATGACTGAACGGATCATTGCGGGCGAGGTATCGGAGTTCGATGAGAACTTTGAACAGTCGCTCCGGCCGCAGTATTTAGCGCAGTATATCGGCCAGCATAAAGTTAAACAGCATTTGGAGATTTTCATCGAAGCGGCAAAGATGCGCGAGGAAAGCCTCGATCACGTCCTTCTGTACGGCCCGCCAGGCCTCGGGAAAACGACGCTTGCATCCGTCATCGCCAATGAAATGGGAGTCGGCATCCGCATGACAAGCGGCCCTGCCATCGAACGGCCGGGCGATCTCGCTGCAATCGTATCGTCACTGGAACCGGGCGATGTGCTGTTCATCGACGAAATCCACCGGCTGAACCGGGCAATTGAAGAAGTGCTGTACCCGGCGATGGAGGATTTCTGTCTGGATATCGTCGTAGGCAAAGGACCGGAAGCGCGCACTGTGCGGCTCGATCTGCCGCCGTTTACGCTGATCGGTGCAACGACACGGGCGGGCGCCTTGTCTGCGCCGCTCCGTGATCGGTTTGGTGTTATGAGCCGGCTGGAGTATTACGATGCGGAAGCGCTGACGGAAATCGCAGTGCGCAGTGCGAAATTGTTCGGCGCCGGCATCTCCCGGGAAGCGGCTGTGGAAATCGCCCGGCGTTCCCGGGGAACCCCGCGAATCGTCAACCGCTTATTGAAGCGGGTGCGGGATTACGCGCAAGTGCGAGGTGATGGCGACATCACACTCGACATGGCGCAGCAGGCGCTTGAACTGCTGCAAGTCGATCCGCTCGGACTTGACAGCGTCGACAGCAAATTGATCGAAGCGATGATCGAGCGCTTCCGCGGCGGACCTGTTGGTCTGGATACGATCGCGGCAAGCATCGGCGAGGAATCGACGACCGTCGAAGACGTCTATGAACCGTATCTCCTGCAGATTGGCTTCATCCAGCGTACGCCGCGCGGACGCGTCGCCTCGCATATGGCATATGAACACTTCGGCTTTGCGCTGCCGGAAGCATAGGATCAACGAATATCGAGTAATTTTGTTTATATCTTAATAATTTAAACGGAAATTTTATCTCAGCACTGCGCGTCTACGGGAGAAGCGGGGCTGTAAGACCGGCGGTGTTTGCCGGGCTTGCGGCGGGAGCTCTCCCAGAGCGGGCGGTGCGGCTGAAAATGAATGGGACTTCTTGCTGGTTACAGAACAAGTAACTTTAATTTAGAAGGTTTTTATCTTTTGGGCTCCAAGCCAAGTCATTATGCTCAAAAAACAACCGCAGTTTAAGCGACGCCACCATAGGAAAAGCGGGAGCTTCCCCAGAGCGGGCGGTACGACTAAAAGAACGCAGATTTTATTCAGAAACAGAATTTCAAATAAGGATTGTGAACGAGTAATGGAAGTAAAAGATTTCGATTTTAATTTACCTGAAGAACTGATCGCCCAGACGCCATTGGCAGACCGGACAGCGAGCCGGCTACTCGTGCTTGATAAAGACACCGGTGACACGGCGCACCGTCATTTCCGGGACATCACCGAGTATTTGACAGCCGGTGATTGCCTCGTCTTGAACGATACGCGCGTGTTGCC
Above is a genomic segment from Planococcus lenghuensis containing:
- a CDS encoding transcription repressor NadR, producing MTKMYGEERRAYLLEQLATAGGPLTGTELAKLANVSRQVIVSDMTLLKARKEPIISTSQGYLYLEDRKERIVSRQIACVHRPEDTASELKIITAAGATVKDVTIEHPVYGELTANVFVSTEQEAEAFIEKIRKANAGYLLELTEGFHLHTLTAPNEAAIERAIVAMREHGFLIEDQES
- the ruvA gene encoding Holliday junction branch migration protein RuvA, whose translation is MYDYIKGAVTRVTPEYVTVEQGGIGWLIYTPNPYVFHSSEETQQVFIHQHIREDAHFLFGFKSIEQRELFRKLISVSGIGPKGALAILASGQPSHVIDAIEREDEAFLTKFPGVGKKTARQMILDLKGKLKDLYEGFGDAPERILPEQQERAELEEAMLALGALGYSEREINKVKPQLAEMDLDTEGYMKQGLQLLLKKK
- the ruvB gene encoding Holliday junction branch migration DNA helicase RuvB yields the protein MTERIIAGEVSEFDENFEQSLRPQYLAQYIGQHKVKQHLEIFIEAAKMREESLDHVLLYGPPGLGKTTLASVIANEMGVGIRMTSGPAIERPGDLAAIVSSLEPGDVLFIDEIHRLNRAIEEVLYPAMEDFCLDIVVGKGPEARTVRLDLPPFTLIGATTRAGALSAPLRDRFGVMSRLEYYDAEALTEIAVRSAKLFGAGISREAAVEIARRSRGTPRIVNRLLKRVRDYAQVRGDGDITLDMAQQALELLQVDPLGLDSVDSKLIEAMIERFRGGPVGLDTIAASIGEESTTVEDVYEPYLLQIGFIQRTPRGRVASHMAYEHFGFALPEA